One Vigna unguiculata cultivar IT97K-499-35 chromosome 7, ASM411807v1, whole genome shotgun sequence genomic region harbors:
- the LOC114190426 gene encoding growth-regulating factor 4-like, whose protein sequence is MDLHWKQWRNQQESEQQQHSPNTPKFLPQHHPPPASAPLSLFLPQPTTLPSFSDSTLTSSAPPRFPRIESCFSFAQWQELELQALIFRYMLAGAPVPPQLLQPIKKSFLHSPLPFLHLYHPPLLESGYYWGREAVDPEPGRCRRTDGKKWRCSREAVEGQKYCERHMHRGRNRSRKPVEQPHASSSPSSASFKHHHLHHHNQISSGAKADSKSLSENRDHVDGDGRSDSHVLRHFFDDWPKTVQEEEHGESNGSKNNNTGTYLSMSTQGITSSDVSLKLSTGHAENTCHVGSVGGPLAEALRSSTATSSPTSVLLQLPTTSACDTSVIST, encoded by the exons atgGACTTGCACTGGAAGCAATGGAGAAATCAGCAGGAGTCAGAGCAACAACAACATTCCCCAAACACGCCAAAATTTCTCCCTCAACACCATCCACCACCTGCCTCTGCACCACTCTCTCTCTTTCTACCTCAACCCACCACTCTGCCATCGTTTTCTGATTCCACCCTTACTTCTTCTGCACCTCCCAGATTTCCCA GGATCGAGAGTTGTTTCAGCTTTGCACAGTGGCAAGAGCTTGAGTTGCAGGCTCTGATATTCAGGTACATGCTGGCCGGTGCTCCTGTTCCTCCTCAGCTGCTTCAACCAATCAAGAAAAGCTTCCTTCATTCCCCTCTCCCTTTCCTTCATCTTTATCACCCTCCTT TGTTGGAATCAGGGTACTATTGGGGAAGAGAAGCAGTGGATCCGGAGCCAGGGCGGTGCCGGAGGACGGACGGGAAGAAGTGGCGGTGCTCGAGGGAGGCGGTGGAGGGTCAGAAGTACTGCGAGCGGCACATGCATCGTGGCCGAAACCGTTCAAGAAAGCCTGTGGAACAACCTCATGCATCTTCTTCTCCATCCTCTGCTTCCTTCAAACATCATCATCTCCATCACCACAATCAAAT TTCCTCTGGGGCCAAGGCTGACAGCAAGAGCTTGTCTGAAAACCGTGATCATGTGGATGGGGATGGCAGATCTGATAGCCATGTCCTGAGGCATTTCTTCGATGATTGGCCAAAGACAGTGCAAGAAGAAGAACATGGTGAAAGCAATGGTAGCAAGAACAACAACACTGGAACATATCTTTCGATGTCAACACAAGGAATCACTTCCTCGGATGTGTCATTGAAACTGTCCACTGGTCATGCAGAGAATACATGCCACGTGGGTTCAGTTGGAGGACCACTTGCAGAGGCACTGCGATCATCCACCGCCACTTCTTCACCAACCAGTGTTCTGCTGCAGTTGCCAACTACTTCTGCTTGCGACACCAGCGTCATCAGCACCTAA
- the LOC114190621 gene encoding uncharacterized protein LOC114190621 codes for MSEPPNPKPRLVICVGDIHGFITKLNNLWSNLERSIERSEFETATVIFLGDYCDRGPDTRLVIDFLVALPSRYPRQKHVFLSGNHDLAFAAFLHLLPPPPDGSPFSDGWKEYSASEEREGWFSGEGFENMHLQGRRWSGKIKERFNTVKGTEYQGSIYDAGPTFESYGVPHGSADLVKAVPDEHKKFLTDLVWVHEEDDVFINTEDGSKCCKLIAVHAGLQKKVDVKEQLKLLKARDTRVPKVEALSGRKTVWDIPEELTTSPTIIVSGHHAKLHIEGLRLIIDEGGGFKDKPVAAIILPSQKIIRDTDVLAE; via the exons ATGTCAGAgcccccaaacccaaaacccaggCTTGTAATCTGCGTAGGCGACATCCACGGCTTCATAACGAAGCTGAATAATCTATGGTCGAATCTCGAACGCAGCATCGAAAGATCAGAATTCGAAACGGCCACCGTAATCTTCCTCGGCGACTACTGCGACCGCGGTCCCGACACCCGCCTCGTCATCGATTTCCTCGTGGCGTTGCCCTCCCGTTACCCGCGGCAGAAGCACGTCTTCCTCTCCGGCAACCACGACCTGGCCTTCGCCGCCTTCCTCCACCTCCTGCCGCCACCTCCGGACGGGTCGCCGTTCTCGGATGGGTGGAAGGAGTACTCGGCTAGCGAGGAACGTGAAGGGTGGTTCAGTGGTGAGGGGTTCGAGAATATGCACCTGCAAGGTCGAAGGTGGAGTGGTAAGATAAAGGAGAGGTTTAACACTGTCAAGGGGACGGAATATCAAGGGTCGATTTACGACGCTGGGCCAACCTTTGAATCCTATGGAGTTCCCCATGGTTCCGCTG ATTTGGTTAAGGCTGTTCCTGATGAGCATAAGAAATTTCTGACTGATTTGGTTTGGGTCCATGAAGAG GACGATGTCTTCATTAACACTGAAGATGGAAGCAAGTGCTGCAAGTTGATTGCTGTTCATGCTGGTTTGCAGAAAAAAGTAGATGTGAAAGAGCAGTTAAAACTTTTGAAAGCTCGAGATACTCGGGTGCCTAAGGTGGAGGCTCTAAGTGGGAGAAAGACTGTGTGGGATATTCCAGAG GAACTAACTACAAGTCCAACCATCATTGTGAGTGGTCACCATGCCAAACTTCATATAGAAGGCTTAAGGCTGATCATTGATGAAGGTGGCGGATTTAAAGATAAACCAGTGGCTGCAATTATTCTTCCTTCACAGAAGATTATTCGTGATACAGATGTATTAGCAGAATAG
- the LOC114190620 gene encoding serine/threonine-protein kinase D6PKL1-like, producing MGSFSGTCEIVEARDDLNTDKAAGIYQSNSGYSLDEKNRKHPVLKLGYKDNLDDDINKLFESITLKSSSRDSGLLQDGTSPRMKSSLKKPITVGAPRSPRVGYSEPLTLKQALRDLCISKASEMAAMKRLSKSTASPRISEVGKIQTLYNSVVVEGRQSGPSNVESKGSTSEISLVPEDSSSHALDKASQSHPTVKSTSLSKNVQSSKIAVATTENGTGASLIGDLASSSNKVGVLSQSLEPSQIEKQTSASSPSSCNTNGSKLDFSENASSSNKLGNKTSVSKNGQKDRLQTVCSSSTSVNGSRVCKLSRHAPRTVKSIIKNKNLGKKKLKQDSFSALFDPTSNEVNNTSVTSSTQLVCERCWCAIENNKGIVSLDSTSSGDGINSVNVQGSAPAGCNSVREVTKVKKNTVLKEQLEFSQSSKSSQGDYSSSTSTSDESNLSGASCGNRPHMSKDVRWEAIRHAQMQHGVLGLRHFNLLRKLGCGDIGTVYLAELIGKSCLFAIKVMDNEFLERRKKMPRAQTEREILRMLDHPFLPTLYGQFTSDNLSCLVMEYCPGGDLHVLRQKQLGRSFSEPAARFYVAEVLLALEYLHMLGVVYRDLKPENILVREDGHIMLTDFDLSLKCDVSPTLLKSSDVDPAKNSGPCAQSNCIEPFCIEPSCQVPCFSPRLLPPAAKTRKLKTDLAAHLRSLPQLVAEPTDARSNSFVGTHEYLAPEIIKGEGHGAAVDWWTFGVFLYELLYGRTPFKGCNNEETLANVVLQGLRFPDTPFVSFQARDLIRGLLVKEPENRLGTEKGAAEIKQHPFFEGLNWALIRCAIPPELPDLCEFGVSEMTPQSQCKGVQYVECNAAGEQVEFELF from the exons ATGGGTTCATTCTCTGGCACTTGTGAAATTGTAGAAGCAAGGGACGACCTAAATACAGACAAAGCTGCCGGGATATATCAGTCCAATTCTGGATATAGCTTGGATGAGAAAAATCGGAAGCATCCTGTGCTGAAACTGGGATATAAGGATAATCTAGATGATGATATAAATAAGCTGTTTGAATCAATTACTCTTAAATCTTCATCAAGGGATTCTGGCCTTTTACAGGATGGTACAAGCCCTAGGATGAAAAGTTCATTGAAAAAACCAATTACAGTGGGTGCTCCTCGGTCCCCACGAGTTGGATATTCTGAGCCTTTGACTTTGAAGCAGGCATTAAGAGACCTATGTATATCTAAGGCATCAGAAATGGCTGCCATGAAAAGATTATCAAAGTCAACTGCTTCTCCAAGAATATCTGAGGTTGGGAAGATACAGACATTGTACAATTCAGTTGTAGTTGAAGGTAGACAATCTGGGCCTTCTAATGTTGAGAGTAAAGGGAGTACAAGTGAAATATCTCTAGTGCCAGAAGACAGCAGCTCACATGCCTTGGATAAAGCTTCCCAGTCTCATCCAACTGTTAAAAGCACATCACTAAGCAAAAATGTCCAATCTTCCAAAATTGCTGTTGCAACTACTGAAAATGGTACCGGGGCTTCATTGATAGGTGACTTGGCTAGTTCATCAAATAAAGTTGGGGTTCTATCGCAGTCTTTGGAACCTTCTCAAATAGAGAAACAAACATCTGCATCTTCTCCATCTAGTTGTAACACTAATGGAAGTAAGTTAGACTTTTCTGAAAATGCTTCTTCCTCTAATAAATTAGGAAATAAAACATCTGTATCAAAGAATGGGCAAAAAGATAGGTTACAAACAGTCTGTTCCTCATCTACTTCAGTAAATGGCAGCAGAGTGTGCAAACTGTCACGACATGCCCCTCGTACGGTCAAATCAATTATCAAGAACAAAAATTTGGGTAAGAAAAAACTAAAGCAGGATTCCTTTTCTGCTTTATTTGATCCCACATCCAATGAGGTAAATAACACGTCAGTTACTAGTTCAACTCAACTTGTTTGTGAGAGATGCTGGTGTGCTATAGAAAACAACAAAGGTATTGTATCATTGGACTCTACTAGTTCTGGAGATGGAATAAACTCTGTTAATGTGCAAGGCTCAGCACCAGCCGGCTGTAATAGCGTCAGAGAAGTtacaaaagtgaaaaagaatACCGTATTGAAAGAGCAACTTGAATTTTCACAAAGTTCAAAGAGTAGTCAAGGTGACTACAGTAGTAGTACAAGTACAAGTGATGAGAGTAATCTCAGTGGGGCTAGTTGTGGCAATAGGCCTCACATGTCAAAGGATGTTAGATGGGAGGCCATACGACATGCTCAAATGCAGCATGGAGTCTTGGGCTTGAGACACTTCAATCTTTTGAGGAAGTTAGGTTGTGGAGACATTGGAACTGTTTATCTTGCTGAGCTAATTGGCAAAAGTTGTTTGTTTGCTATCAAGGTGATGGACAATGAATTTTTGgaaagaaggaagaagatgcCTAGGGCTCAAACTGAAAGAGAAATATTAAGGATGCTGGATCATCCTTTTCTTCCGACACTGTATGGGCAGTTTACCTCAGATAATTTATCATGTCTGGTCATGGAGTATTGTCCAGGTGGTGATCTTCATGTTCTACGGCAGAAACAGCTTGGTAGAAGTTTTTCAGAGCCAGCAGCTAG GTTTTATGTAGCTGAAGTCCTTCTTGCTTTAGAGTACTTGCACATGCTGGGAGTGGTTTACCGTGATTTGAAGCCAGAAAACATTCTTGTTCGAGAAGATGGTCACATTATGCTGACAGATTTTGATCTGTCACTTAAGTGCGATGTTAGCCCAACGCTTCTGAAGTCATCTGATGTGGATCCTGCTAAGAATTCTGGTCCTTGTGCACAATCTAATTGCATTGAGCCATTTTGTATTGAACCATCCTGTCAAGTTCCATGCTTCAGCCCCAGACTCCTACCTCCTGCCGCAAAAACaaggaaattaaaaacagaTCTTGCTGCCCATCTCAGATCATTGCCACAGCTCGTGGCAGAACCCACTGACGCAAGATCAAATTCATTTGTTGGTACACATGAATACTTGGCGCCTGAGATAATCAAAGGAGAGGGACACGGAGCTGCAGTCGACTGGTGGACATTTGGTGTTTTTCTATATGAGCTCTTATATGGAAGAACACCCTTTAAAGGTTGTAATAATGAAGAAACATTAGCCAACGTGGTGTTGCAAGGTCTCAGATTCCCTGATACCCCATTTGTTAGTTTCCAAGCGAGGGATCTCATTAGGGGGTTGTTGGTTAAAGAGCCTGAAAACCGTTTGGGTACAGAGAAAGGGGCTGCTGAGATAAAACAACACCCCTTCTTTGAAGGCCTTAATTGGGCCTTAATTCGTTGCGCTATCCCACCAGAACTTCCAGACTTATGTGAATTTGGAGTTTCAGAGATGACTCCACAGTCCCAGTGCAAGGGTGTTCAGTATGTAGAGTGTAATGCAGCAGGAGAGCAAGTGGAATTTGAGTTGTTTTAA